The sequence GACCTGAAGCAGCTTCGCCATGCGCTCGCCGAGTTCCCGCCGCAGCGCGTGGTGCTCGGGATCCAGCGTCGCGTCGCCCTCGTCCGGCAGTTCGGCGACCGGCTCGGCCCGCCGCCGGGCGGCCGCCTTGCGCGCGGCCTCGACGTGGTGGCGGGCGATCCCGCAGACGAAGATCGGGAAGGGCCGCTCCGGCGGCCGGGCGGGCAGTGCCTTCAGCACCGCGAGGCAGACGTCCTGCACGACGTCGTCGGGATCCTGCCCGGTGCCGAGCCGGGCGCGGCAGTAGCGCACCACGAGCGGCCGCGCGGCGGCCAGCAACCGCTCCGGGGCCGCCGTCTCGCGGGCAGCGCCGATCGCCATGACTTCTTCTCCCCGTCGCCCGTGCCGGCGGAACGCGCACCGGCACCGGGGACTACCCGTTTTCCCCGCGCTCGGACCCGGGTGCGGGGAATTCCCCGCTCTGTCCGGGAAAACCGGGACGGGGGCGGTGATCCCTCGATCAAGTCGCCGGATGACCATCGACGAACCCTCGCGGCGATGTCTTGAATGAGTCATTCAGGACCTCCGAAGACCTGAATGACTCATTCAAGACCTTTGCCGAGCGGGTCGTGGTCGCGCCGGGGCTAGGGCTCCTGCTGCCGGAAGGCGTCCAGCACGCGACGCTCCCTTTTGGTCGGCCGTCCCGCCCCGCGGTCCCGGCGGGCGACCGGGATCGCCGTCTCCGGGGGCGGTTTCGGCGTGCGGTCCACGTAACACGTCACCGCGTCCGGGGCGCCGACGCGCTTCTGGATCACGCGGACGACGTCGAGGACCTTGGTCGTGCCGCCGATGCGCAGGCGCACTTCGTCGCCGGGGACGACGGTCGTCGCGGGCTTGGCGGGCTTGTCGTTGACGCGCACGTGCCCGCCGCGGCACGCCGCCGCGGCGTCCGGGCGGGTCTTCGTCAGCCGGACCGCCCAGAGCCAGCGGTCCACACGGGTCGACTCCACAGTCGTCCATCATGGCCCATTCAGCGGAACCCTCGCGCAACCCGGGGATGTTACCGGTGGGTATATGTCGACTTGTCTGCACCGCTGAGTTATAACCTGTTCTAATATACCTCAACGGTGAGGACTATCACATGCGTGACGAATCCATGTGGAGTACAGCTTCTGGGGCAGTTTCCCGCCGTCTATTCATTGCAGGAACCGGTTCTATCTTGGCGGGCGCCGCGCTGGCCGGTCGAGCCGGTGCCGCGACCCGGGCCAAGGCCGCCATCTCCGACGGCGCGAACGTTTCCGTGCTGGTGATCGGCACCGGCTACGGCGGCTCGGTCGCCGCGCTCCGGCTCGCGGAAGCCGGCGTCGACGTGCACATGGTCGAGATGGGCATGGCCTGGGACACCCCCGGCTCGGACGGCAAGATCTTCGCCAACACGACCAGCCCCGACCAGCGCTCGTACTGGTTGCGCACCAAGACGAAGCAGCCGCTGTCCAACTTCCTCGGGTTCCCCATCGACAAGGACATCCCGCGCTACACCGGGATCCTCGACGCCGAAGAGTTCAGCGGCATCACCGTCTACCAGGGCCGCGGGGTCGGCGGCGGCTCGCTCGTCAACGGCGGCATGGCCGTCACGCCCAAGCGGGAGAACTTCGGCGCGATCCTCCCGACGGTGAACGCGGACGAGATGTACAACACCTACTACCCGCGCGCCAACGCCGGGCTCGGCGTCGCCACCGTGCGCCCGGCCTGGTTCGACACCACCGACTGCTACCAGTACGCCCGCGTGGGCCGCAAACAGGCGCAGCGGTCCGGGTTCCCGTTCGTGTTCGTGCCCGACGTGTACGACTGGAACTACATGGAGCAGGAAGCCGCCGGCACCGTGCCGAAGTCGGCGCTGGCCGGGGAAATCCTGTACGGCAACAACTACGGCAAGAAATCCCTGCAGAAGACCTACCTCCCGCGGATCGCCGCGACCGGCCGCGTCACCATTTCCCCGCTGCACCGCGTGACGCAGGTGGTGCCCGCGTCCGGCGGCGGCTACACGGTGACGATCGAGCAGCTGACCACCGAGGGCGCGGTGTCCACCATCAAGACCGTGACGGCGGCCAAGGTGTTCTTCGCCGCCGGCAGCGTCGGGACGAGCAAGCTGCTGGTGAAGCTGAAGGCGACCGGCGCGCTGCCCAACCTCAACGGCGAAGTCGGCAAGGGCTGGGGCGACAACGGGAACGTGATGTGCGGGCGCGCCAACCACATCTGGGACCCGACCGGCAGCCTCCAGTCGTCCATCCCGTGCGGCGGCATCGACAACTGGGCCGCCGGCGGTGCCTTCGCGGAGGTCGCGCCGCTGCCGACCGGGATCGAGACGTGGGCGTCGTTCTACCTGTCGATCACGAAGAACCCGAACCGGGCGCAGTTCACCTGGAACCCCACCACGCGCGCGGTCGAGCTGAACTGGCAGACGGCGTGGAAGCAGCCGGCGATCGACATGGCGAAGACCATCTTCGACAAGATCAACGCGACCGAGGGGACGATCTACCGCACCGACCTCTTCGGCGTGTACAAGATCTGGGGCGACCATCTCACCTACCACCCGCTCGGCGGGGCGGTGCTCGGCAAGGCGACCGACAACTACGGCAGGCTCGCCGGCTACCCGGGCCTGTACGCGATCGACGGTTCCCTGATCCCTGGCAACACCAGCGTCAACCCGTTCGTCACGATCACGGCCTTGGCCGAGCGCAACATCGAAAAGATCATCGCCACCGACTTCTGACCCGGAGGTCGTGAGGGGCCGAAGCGCCCCTCACGACCGGTGGGACGGCAGGACGCAGACGACGTCGAGGCCCAGGACGTGGTTCAGGCGGCCGAAGGCCAGCCACGCGCCCAGGCTCATGCTCAGCTCGACGATCTCTTTCTGGCTGTAGCAAGCGGCCATCCGCTTCCAGAAGTCGTCGTCCAGGTTGTGGTGGTCCAGGGTGTACCGCTCGGCGTACTCCGCCGCGAGCCGTGTGCGCTCGTCGAAGCGGTCCGTCGTGCGCCACTCGAGAACCGCGTCGGCGAACTCCTCCTCGACCTTCACGCCGTCGCGCTCGGTCCGCCAGTCCAAGCAGAAGACGCAGCCGTTGATCTGCGCGATCCGCAGCCGCGCGGCCTCGAACTCCCGCAGCCCCAGCGTGGTGTGCTCGTACACCGCCAGCGAGAACTGCGAAGCGGCGATCCCGATGCCGGGCACCATCTCGCCCCACACGTAGCCGATCGGGTCTTTGCCCTCGGGGATGTCGATGTTCACGAGCGCCTCCTTCCGAGCTTGCCGGCTGCCGGGCGCAGCGGGACGTCGAGTGCGTCGTACAGGCCGGGTTCCGCCGCGGCCAGCCAGTCGATGGCGCCGACGAGCCGGCCGACGGCGGTCGCATTGCCGCCCGCGGAACGGTTTTCGCCCTCGTCGTTCGCCTCGACGGTGACTTCGATGCGCGGCCGGCCTTCGATGATCACGCGGTGGGCGCCGTCCCCGCTCGGCGGTGTCGGCCAGTCCGGCGCGCACGACGGGTGGATCCGCGTCACGTGCTCGATGACGATCCGCGGTTCGCCGTCGACGATGCCCTGCACTTCGAACCGCACCGCGCCCTGCGTGCCCTTTTCGAAGTCACCCATTGTCCGCGTGGAAACGGTTTCCTCGAGCGGCCGCCGGTCGAGCGTCTCGCGCAGTTCGTCCACCTCGACGCCGAGGCCGCGCGCGATCAGCCGGACCTGCCCGCCCCACACCATCGACGGCACGCCGGTCATCAGCATCGGCGGGTCGTAGTCCATCGGCTGGCCCATGCCGACCAGGTACCGGACCGAATCGGGCTGCTCGTAGGTCGAGTAGTCGAAGATCTCCTGGCAGCGGATGCCGTCGACGTCCGTGCCGAGCCCGCTGATCAGCAGCGGCAGCACGTCGTTGCCCCAGCCGGGGTCGACGCCGGAGACGAACAGCGAGCCGCCGCCCTCCTTGATCGCGGCGAGGACCGGGTCGCGCAGCTCCGGCGGCGCGTTGCGCTGGTCGTAGAGCGGGTAGAGCGCCGGGGTCACGACGACCGCGCCCGTCCCGACCGCCCGGACGATGTCGGCGAGCGCGTCGTCGAACCGCACGTCGCCCGAAGCGGCGTAGACGATCGCCCGCGGCCCCGCGGCCAGCACGGCGTCGATGTCATCGGTCGCGGCGACGCCGAGGTCCCCGACACCGGCCAGCGCGCCCGCGTCCTTGCCGACCTTCGCCGGGTCGTGGACGAGCACCGCGGTCAGCTCCAACGCCGGATGGGCGTCGACGGCCCGGATTGCCGCACGGCCGACGTTGCCCGTGCCCCACACCACTGTGGCGATCATTCGCCCGAGTTTTCGCCGGTTCGCGCGAGTGCGGGAAGGGATTCGTTCCGGCCAGCGGACCGGCGGGACGTTGGTAGCATGCAGTTCGTCCGGACGTCGTATCGGAGGGCCCCGCGATGACGATCGACCCGAAACCCCGCAGCCGCACGGTGACCGACGGGATCGAGGCCGCGCCCGCGCGCGGCATGCTCCGCGCCGTCGGGATGGGGGACGGCGACTGGCGCAAGCCGATCATCGGCGTCGCCAGTTCGTGGAACGAGATCACGCCGTGCAACCTGTCGCTGGACCGGCTCGCGCAGGCGTCGAAGGAAGGCGTGCACGCGGCCGGCGGCTACCCGCTGCAGTTCGGCACGATCTCCGTCTCCGACGGCATCTCCATGGGCCACGACGGCATGCACTTCTCGCTGGTTTCGCGCGAGGTCATCGCCGACTCCGTCGAGACGGTCATGCAGGCCGAGCGGCTCGACGGCTCGATCCTCCTAGCAGGCTGCGACAAGTCGCTGCCGGGCATGCTGATGGCCGCGGCGCGCCTCGACCTGGCGTCGGTGTTCCTCTACGCGGGCACCATCGCCCCCGGCTGGGTGAAGCTGACCGACGGCACCGAGAAGGACGTCAGCATCATCGACGCCTTCGAGGCGGTCGGCGCGTGCCGGGCGGGCCGGCTGGGAACCGCCGACCTGGACCGCATCGAACGCGCCATCTGCCCCGGTGAGGGTGCTTGCGGCGGCATGTACACGGCGAACACGATGGCGTCGGCGGCCGAGGCGATGGGGATGAGCATGCCGGGCTCGGCCGCGCCGCCGTCCGCGGACCGCCGCCGGGACCACTACGCGCACCTTTCGGGTGAAGCCGTGGTCGGGCTGCTCGAACGCGGCATCACCGCGCGCGACATCCTTACGCGGGAGGCGTTCGAGAACGCCATCACCGTCGTGATGGCGCTCGGCGGCTCGACCAACGCCGTGCTGCACCTGCTGGCCATCGCGCACGAGGCGAAGGTCGAGCTGACCCTCGACGACTTCAACCGCGTCGGCGACCGCGTCCCGCACCTGGGCGACCTGAAGCCGTTCGGGAAGTACGTCATGCAGGACATCGACCGCCACGGCGGCATCCCCGTGCTGATGAAGGCGTTGCTGGACGAGGGGCTGATCCACGGCGACGCGCTGACCGTCACCGGCAAGACGGTCGCGGAGAACCTCGCCGAGCTGGACCCCGACCCGATCGACGGCGAAGTCCTGCGCCGGCTGGACAACCCGCTGCACCCGACCGGCGGCATCACCATCCTGCGCGGCTCGCTCGCGCCCGAGGGCGCGGTCGTGAAGTCCGCGGGTTTCGACACCGCGAACTTCGAGGGCCCGGCGCGCGTGTTCGAACGCGAGCAGGAGGCGATGGCGGCGCTGAACGAGGGCCGGATCGAGGCGGGCGACGTCGTCGTCATCCGCTACGAGGGTCCCAAGGGTGGCCCGGGCATGCGGGAGATGCTCGCGATCACCGCGGCGATCAAGGGTGCCGGCCTCGGCCGCGACGTGCTCCTGCTGACCGACGGCCGGTTCTCCGGCGGCACCACGGGCCTGTGCATCGGCCACGTCGCCCCGGAGGCGGTCGACGGCGGCCCGATCGCGTTCGTCCGCACCGGCGACCGGATCGCCGTCGACATCAAGGCGCGCAGCATCGACCTGCTGGTCGACGCGGCCGAGCTGGCGGCCCGCCGTCAGGGCTGGGAGCCGTTGCCGAACAAGTTCCCGGAAGGCGTGCTCGGCAAGTACGTCAAGCTGGTCAAGTCGTCGTCGGACGGCGCCGTCACGAGCTGAACGAGGGCGCGCTTGTCGACCTTGCCGACCTCGGTGAGCGGCAGCGCGCCGACGAAGTCCACGCCGGCCGGGACGTAGTGCTCCTGGCCGAACGCCGCCCGCGCGTGCGCCCGGACCTCCTCGGCGCCGACCGGCCGGGTGGCCACGACGACGGCGTGCAGCAGCTGCCCGTCCGGGCCGGGGACGCCGAAGACGGCCGCGCTCGTGATCGCCGGGTGCGCCGCGATGGCGTGCTCGACGACGGTCGTGGGGACCTTCGTGCCGTGCTCGCCGACCACGACGACGTCGTCCGCGCGGTCGAGCAGGTACAGGTAGCCCTCGTCGTCGAAGCGGCCGAGGTCGCCGGTGCGCAGCCAGCCGGCGTCGACGTCCGGGCCGCCGAGGTAACCGTCCATCATGGACAGTCCGCGCACTTCGACCTCGCCGTCGGCGGTGAGGCGGGCTTCCATGCCGGGCACGATCCGGCCGACCGAGCCCAGCCGGTCCGGGCGGTCGATCAGCTCGGCGGCGGAGATGCTCGCGATCATCGGGGCTTCGGTGAGGCCGTACCCCTGGCCGACGACCGGCCCGAACACGTCGAGGGCCTGCGCGAGCCGGTGCGGCGGCAGCGGCGCGGCCCCGAGGGAGAGCGAGCGGACGCTGGTGAGGTCGGTGTGCTCGCGCGCGGGGTGGTCGAGGACCGCCGCCAGCCGGGGCGGGGTCAGCGAGAGCGTGTCGATCCGGTGCTCCTGGATCGCGGCGAGGACCGCGCCGGCGTCGAAGCCGTCGTGCACCACGACGGTGTCGCGCCGCAGCAGCGCGCCGAGCACGGTGGCGTTGCCGGTCATGTGCGTCATCGGGGCGACGAGCAGCGTGCGGCCCGGGCCATCCGGCGACGGCGCGAAGATGTACGCCATGCCGTCGTAGATGCCGCTGTGGCGGATGAGCTTGGGGGTGCCGGTGGTGCCGCCGGTGGGGAAGAGGAGGCGGACGGTTTCCGGCGGGTCGAGCGGCTCGGGCTCGCCATCGAGGTCGTCGAGGGTGCGGACGTCTTCGCCGGGCCAGTGGTCCGGCCGGTCGGTGACGACGGTGGTCACGCCCGGGTAGCGCTGCCCGTCCGGCGCGGAGGCCGGGACCAGGAGGACGGTTGCGCCGCGCAGGAGGGCGGCGAGCTGGACGAGGACGGTCTCCGGCCGGTTGCGGAGGTCGACCGCGACGACCCCGGCCCCGCCGAGGCCCGCGTGCAGCCGCCGGAGGCGGTCGCGGGCCTGGTGGTAGGTCGTGACGCCGGTCTGGATGAACAGCGGACGGTCACCGCCGTCCTCGAGTGCGGCGAGGACCTTCGTCAGGAAGAAGCTCACCCGGGGACGGTACTCAGTCCTGGTAGGAGAGTTTTTCCAGCTCGGTGTCGAAGTCGAACCAGTCGCTCTCGCTGCCGGCCGGGGTGACGTCGTAGGTCCGGTCCAGGAAGGCGGCGATCTCCTTCGCGGGCGCCTCGAGCACGGCGGCGCCGTCGGGGGAGTTCAGTTCGACGACGACCAGCGCGGGGTCGCTGCCGGGCCCGATCCGGACGTCCCCGTCGCCGCAGCGGGCGAGCAGGCCGTCGGCCAGCAGATCGCGGCCGAACAGCCACCGGACCGCGCTCGGCCCGGCGTGCAGCACCACGGCGACCGCGTAGGGATCCCGGGTGTCGTACTCCAGCTCGGCGGGCACCGGCCGCGGCCCGGCCCCGAAGGTCCGCAGGGCGAAGTCGATGCGGGCGCTGGTCACGCTGTGCGGGTCGCTCATCGGACCGCCTTTGCTACTCGTCGGTTAACTTGGGCTCGTTCCCTGGATAACGCATAGTGAGTTCAACGCCCAGCGTTCCGAAAAACTTTCACACTTCGGGGTGATCAAGAAGTGTCGGAGGTCACTGGCGGCGTGGCCTAACGGGCAGTTCCTCACGCAGTGTGATGGGCCGGTGCTGTGGTGCCCTCGGGGTCTGAGCCCGCCAAGAACTTCGCGTCCCGAGCTTTCGGAGCCGCCCCGCCGCCGGATGGGTCGGCGCCCCCGAATTGGGCCTTCCGGGTGGGAAGGACCACTGCCCACCAGTCCGCGCCGCCGTGCGGCCGCGAACTCCTGTCGAGGCCGGAGGGCGTGGTGGGTGACGTGGAGGTTGCCGGACATGGGTGAGCGTGGACGGCTACGGCTGCATCCGGGCGAAACGCCGGCGCCCGCGCCGGGTGCCGAAGAACTGCTGCGGCGGGTGGCGGCGGGGGACGAGACGGCGTTCTCGTCGCTCTACGACATCGTCGCCGGTCCGGTGCTCGGGCTGGTGACGCGCGTGCTGCGCAACCACGCGCAAGCCGAGGAAGTGGCTCAGGAGGTGCTGGTGGAGGTGTGGCGCAAGGCCGCGAGGTACGTCCCGGAGCGCGGAAGCGCGCTTTCGTGGGTGCTGACGATCGCGCACCGCCGGGCCGTCGACCGCGTGCGCTCGCACCAGGCCGGGCTCGACCGGGAAGACCGGGCCGGGCGGATGGACGTGCGGCGGCCGTTCGACGAGGTCACCGAGTCCACTTTGGCCGGGCTGGACCAGCAGCGGGTGCGGCAGTGCCTGTCCGCGCTGACCGAGCTGCAGCGCGAGTCCATCGTGCTCGCGTACTACAACGGCTACACCTACCCCGAGGTCGCCGAGGTGCTGAAGGTGGCGCCGGGGACCGTGAAGACCCGGATCCGCGACGGCCTGATCCGGCTGCGTGACTGCCTGGGGGTGGACCGATGACCGCCGAGCTGCACACGCTGACCGGGGCCTACGCGCTCGACGCCGTGTCCGATGTGGACCGGGCCGAGTTCGAACGGCACCTCGGGGAGTGCTCCGCCTGCCGCCAGGAAGTCGAGGAACTGCGCGCGACCGGCGCCCGGCTCGGCGTGGCCGCCGAAGTGGCGGCGCCGCCGGAGCTGAAGCTGGTGGTGCTCGCCGACGTGGCCCGCACGCGCCAGCTGCCGCCGAGGGTGCCCGTCGTGCGCAAGCTCAGCCGCGCCAAGACGTGGCAGCTGCGCGTCGCGCTGTTCGGCGCCGCCGCGGCAGCTGTGGTGGCGGTGGTCGTGGCCGGCGTGCAGACCACCACCGTCCCGCAGCAGAAGGCCGATCCGGTGCTGGCCGCCCCGGACGCCACGGCGATCCAGAGCTCCGGCCAGGGCAGCGCGACGCTGGTGGTTTCCCGCAGCCGCAACCAGGCCGTGCTTCTCGCGTCCGGGCTGCCCGCCCTCGACGCGGCGCACGTCTACCAGGTGTGGCTGATCGGCAAGGGCGGCGCGCACTCGGCCGGCCTGATGCAGCCGGAGTCGCCGGACCGCATGCGGCCCATGGCGACCGCCTTGCCGGCGGGCGTCGACCGGATCGGGATCACCGTCGAGCCCGCGGGCGGTTCCGCCGGCCCGACGACACCGGCGGTCACCCGGATCGACCTGACGTGACCATTAGCGGATGAAATACGTCGAAGGGTTTTCGCATGGCAGTGATCCGGATCACCCGATCGAGTGCCAATCCGCTTTCCGAGTAGTTCCGAATCCCCGTCAAGAAGAAGTTCTAAGCTGATTGTAGGAGTGATTTTCGTGACCAAGCTTCGTGTCGCCGGAATCGGCTTCGCCGCTGTCGCCGCCCTTTCGCTGACCGCGTGCAGCAGCAGCGACACGGCTTCGTCGGGCAGCTCCAGCGCCCCGGCTCCGTCGTCGTCGATGGCCGCGCCGTCTTCCAGCATGGCCTCCGGTTCGAGCGATGGCGTGACGACCAACGCCGACGTGTTCGGTCCGGCGTGTTCCCAGCTGCCGCAGGGTTCCGCGCCCGGTTCGCTGGACTCGATGGGCCCGCAGCCGGTCGCCTCGGCCGCGTCGACGAACCCGTTGCTGACCAAGCTGGTGGCGGCGGTCAAGGCCACCAACCTGGTCGACACGCTCAACAGTGCTCCGGCGATCACGGTGTTCGCGCCGGCGGACCCGGCGTTCGCCGCGCTGGGTGACGCGAAGTTCAACGAGCTGGCGGGCAAGCCGGCCGAGCTGTCGCCGATCCTGCAGTACCACGTCGTGGGCAAGCGTTACGACGCCAAGGGGCTCGCGTCCGCGGGTTCGCTGGATTCGCTCAACGCCGCCGGCGGCCCGCTGAAGATCGAGGGCTCGGGCGAGAACATGACCGTCAACGGCGCGAAGATCCTGTGCGGCAACATCCCCACGAAGAACGCCACGGTCTTCGTGATCGACAAGGTGCTGACCCCGGGCACCAACAAGTAATTCAGGAATTCCGGCCCAGTGCCGGGCCGAGGCGTTCCGCGATGTCGGTGAGGATCTGCACGTAGTCTTCGTGGTCGAAGGTGAACGGCAGGGCGAAAGCCACCTCGTCGACTTCGCGGAACGCCTTGTGCGCGTGGAGCCGTTCGGCGATTTCCGCCGACGTTCCCACGAAATCGGGGGAGAAAAGCATCCGGGCCGGGCCCTGCGGTTCCGCCGTGCGCGGCAGCCGTTTCCGCGCGTATTCTTCGTATTTCGCGCGCTGCTCCGGCGTCGCGCTGTCGGTCGGGATCACGACCAGGCCCTGCGAGACCCGGGCGGCCTCGCCGTCCGGGTGGCAGGCCCGGAACGCCTTGATGTGCGCCAGCTGGATTTCCGCGAAGTCCGTGCTGTCGCCTTCGGCCTTGACCACGCTGCTGGTCAGGAAGTTCATCGCGTGCCGGCCGGCCCACTCGGCCGAGCGCAGGCTCGCGCCGCCGTACCACATGCGGTCGCCGAGTCCGGGCGCCTGCGGCTGGACGCGGTCGGAGAACACCTCGAACCCCTGCGTGCCGCTGAAGCCGGTGGCCGGCTTGCCGCGCACGAACCCGAGCAGCCGTTCCACCCGGTCGTAAGAGAAGTCTTCGACGTCGGCGGTGTCCGGGTAGAGGGCCTGCTTGACGTCGTCCCACCGCATCGGCGGCCCGACGCTGATCCCGGGGTTGAGCCGCCCGCCCGAGAGCAGGTCGACGGTGGCGAGGTCCTCGGCGAGGCGCAGCGGGTTCTCCCAGCCGAGCGGGATGACGGCGGTGCCGAGGTGAATCCGGCTGGTCCGCTGCGACGCGGCGGCGAGCACCGCGACCGGCGACGAGATGCCGTACTGCAGGTGGCGGTGCCGCACCCAGGCGCTGTCGAACCCGAGCCGCTCGCCCAGCTCGATGATCTCGAGGGTCGACTCGTGGCCCCGGCGCGGGTCGGCGGCGTCGAACAGGCCGATGGTCAGGAAGCCGAGCTTCCGCAGTGGTCGTGACACCCCGCCGATTCTGCTCCGGTGAGCCGGGGTGTCCCACCTGGTGGACTACCGCTCGCGCAGCCGGTCCAGGCCGTCGAGGACGAGGTCCAGGCCGAACTCGAACTCCGCCTGGTCGTCGCACCAGCCCAGCGTCGAATCCGGGTCGTCGTGGGCGATCTCGCT is a genomic window of Amycolatopsis lexingtonensis containing:
- a CDS encoding RNA-binding S4 domain-containing protein gives rise to the protein MESTRVDRWLWAVRLTKTRPDAAAACRGGHVRVNDKPAKPATTVVPGDEVRLRIGGTTKVLDVVRVIQKRVGAPDAVTCYVDRTPKPPPETAIPVARRDRGAGRPTKRERRVLDAFRQQEP
- a CDS encoding GMC oxidoreductase — encoded protein: MAGAALAGRAGAATRAKAAISDGANVSVLVIGTGYGGSVAALRLAEAGVDVHMVEMGMAWDTPGSDGKIFANTTSPDQRSYWLRTKTKQPLSNFLGFPIDKDIPRYTGILDAEEFSGITVYQGRGVGGGSLVNGGMAVTPKRENFGAILPTVNADEMYNTYYPRANAGLGVATVRPAWFDTTDCYQYARVGRKQAQRSGFPFVFVPDVYDWNYMEQEAAGTVPKSALAGEILYGNNYGKKSLQKTYLPRIAATGRVTISPLHRVTQVVPASGGGYTVTIEQLTTEGAVSTIKTVTAAKVFFAAGSVGTSKLLVKLKATGALPNLNGEVGKGWGDNGNVMCGRANHIWDPTGSLQSSIPCGGIDNWAAGGAFAEVAPLPTGIETWASFYLSITKNPNRAQFTWNPTTRAVELNWQTAWKQPAIDMAKTIFDKINATEGTIYRTDLFGVYKIWGDHLTYHPLGGAVLGKATDNYGRLAGYPGLYAIDGSLIPGNTSVNPFVTITALAERNIEKIIATDF
- a CDS encoding carboxymuconolactone decarboxylase family protein: MNIDIPEGKDPIGYVWGEMVPGIGIAASQFSLAVYEHTTLGLREFEAARLRIAQINGCVFCLDWRTERDGVKVEEEFADAVLEWRTTDRFDERTRLAAEYAERYTLDHHNLDDDFWKRMAACYSQKEIVELSMSLGAWLAFGRLNHVLGLDVVCVLPSHRS
- a CDS encoding dihydrodipicolinate reductase; translated protein: MIATVVWGTGNVGRAAIRAVDAHPALELTAVLVHDPAKVGKDAGALAGVGDLGVAATDDIDAVLAAGPRAIVYAASGDVRFDDALADIVRAVGTGAVVVTPALYPLYDQRNAPPELRDPVLAAIKEGGGSLFVSGVDPGWGNDVLPLLISGLGTDVDGIRCQEIFDYSTYEQPDSVRYLVGMGQPMDYDPPMLMTGVPSMVWGGQVRLIARGLGVEVDELRETLDRRPLEETVSTRTMGDFEKGTQGAVRFEVQGIVDGEPRIVIEHVTRIHPSCAPDWPTPPSGDGAHRVIIEGRPRIEVTVEANDEGENRSAGGNATAVGRLVGAIDWLAAAEPGLYDALDVPLRPAAGKLGRRRS
- the ilvD gene encoding dihydroxy-acid dehydratase, translating into MTIDPKPRSRTVTDGIEAAPARGMLRAVGMGDGDWRKPIIGVASSWNEITPCNLSLDRLAQASKEGVHAAGGYPLQFGTISVSDGISMGHDGMHFSLVSREVIADSVETVMQAERLDGSILLAGCDKSLPGMLMAAARLDLASVFLYAGTIAPGWVKLTDGTEKDVSIIDAFEAVGACRAGRLGTADLDRIERAICPGEGACGGMYTANTMASAAEAMGMSMPGSAAPPSADRRRDHYAHLSGEAVVGLLERGITARDILTREAFENAITVVMALGGSTNAVLHLLAIAHEAKVELTLDDFNRVGDRVPHLGDLKPFGKYVMQDIDRHGGIPVLMKALLDEGLIHGDALTVTGKTVAENLAELDPDPIDGEVLRRLDNPLHPTGGITILRGSLAPEGAVVKSAGFDTANFEGPARVFEREQEAMAALNEGRIEAGDVVVIRYEGPKGGPGMREMLAITAAIKGAGLGRDVLLLTDGRFSGGTTGLCIGHVAPEAVDGGPIAFVRTGDRIAVDIKARSIDLLVDAAELAARRQGWEPLPNKFPEGVLGKYVKLVKSSSDGAVTS
- a CDS encoding AMP-binding protein translates to MSFFLTKVLAALEDGGDRPLFIQTGVTTYHQARDRLRRLHAGLGGAGVVAVDLRNRPETVLVQLAALLRGATVLLVPASAPDGQRYPGVTTVVTDRPDHWPGEDVRTLDDLDGEPEPLDPPETVRLLFPTGGTTGTPKLIRHSGIYDGMAYIFAPSPDGPGRTLLVAPMTHMTGNATVLGALLRRDTVVVHDGFDAGAVLAAIQEHRIDTLSLTPPRLAAVLDHPAREHTDLTSVRSLSLGAAPLPPHRLAQALDVFGPVVGQGYGLTEAPMIASISAAELIDRPDRLGSVGRIVPGMEARLTADGEVEVRGLSMMDGYLGGPDVDAGWLRTGDLGRFDDEGYLYLLDRADDVVVVGEHGTKVPTTVVEHAIAAHPAITSAAVFGVPGPDGQLLHAVVVATRPVGAEEVRAHARAAFGQEHYVPAGVDFVGALPLTEVGKVDKRALVQLVTAPSDDDLTSLTYLPSTPSGNLFGNGSQP
- a CDS encoding SsgA family sporulation/cell division regulator translates to MSDPHSVTSARIDFALRTFGAGPRPVPAELEYDTRDPYAVAVVLHAGPSAVRWLFGRDLLADGLLARCGDGDVRIGPGSDPALVVVELNSPDGAAVLEAPAKEIAAFLDRTYDVTPAGSESDWFDFDTELEKLSYQD
- the sigK gene encoding ECF RNA polymerase sigma factor SigK, yielding MGERGRLRLHPGETPAPAPGAEELLRRVAAGDETAFSSLYDIVAGPVLGLVTRVLRNHAQAEEVAQEVLVEVWRKAARYVPERGSALSWVLTIAHRRAVDRVRSHQAGLDREDRAGRMDVRRPFDEVTESTLAGLDQQRVRQCLSALTELQRESIVLAYYNGYTYPEVAEVLKVAPGTVKTRIRDGLIRLRDCLGVDR
- a CDS encoding anti-sigma factor, giving the protein MTAELHTLTGAYALDAVSDVDRAEFERHLGECSACRQEVEELRATGARLGVAAEVAAPPELKLVVLADVARTRQLPPRVPVVRKLSRAKTWQLRVALFGAAAAAVVAVVVAGVQTTTVPQQKADPVLAAPDATAIQSSGQGSATLVVSRSRNQAVLLASGLPALDAAHVYQVWLIGKGGAHSAGLMQPESPDRMRPMATALPAGVDRIGITVEPAGGSAGPTTPAVTRIDLT
- a CDS encoding fasciclin domain-containing protein; the protein is MTKLRVAGIGFAAVAALSLTACSSSDTASSGSSSAPAPSSSMAAPSSSMASGSSDGVTTNADVFGPACSQLPQGSAPGSLDSMGPQPVASAASTNPLLTKLVAAVKATNLVDTLNSAPAITVFAPADPAFAALGDAKFNELAGKPAELSPILQYHVVGKRYDAKGLASAGSLDSLNAAGGPLKIEGSGENMTVNGAKILCGNIPTKNATVFVIDKVLTPGTNK
- a CDS encoding LLM class flavin-dependent oxidoreductase → MSRPLRKLGFLTIGLFDAADPRRGHESTLEIIELGERLGFDSAWVRHRHLQYGISSPVAVLAAASQRTSRIHLGTAVIPLGWENPLRLAEDLATVDLLSGGRLNPGISVGPPMRWDDVKQALYPDTADVEDFSYDRVERLLGFVRGKPATGFSGTQGFEVFSDRVQPQAPGLGDRMWYGGASLRSAEWAGRHAMNFLTSSVVKAEGDSTDFAEIQLAHIKAFRACHPDGEAARVSQGLVVIPTDSATPEQRAKYEEYARKRLPRTAEPQGPARMLFSPDFVGTSAEIAERLHAHKAFREVDEVAFALPFTFDHEDYVQILTDIAERLGPALGRNS